A single region of the Acidobacteriota bacterium genome encodes:
- the gatC gene encoding Asp-tRNA(Asn)/Glu-tRNA(Gln) amidotransferase subunit GatC: MPDRLTRDEVEKIAALAHLELTPDEVERYTPQLADILEYAARLAEVDPGADVGDATWHPGGDACPQRDDEPRPSLDRDATLANAPDGVADRRSNDGGFFRVPRVLGS; this comes from the coding sequence ATGCCGGACCGCCTGACACGTGACGAGGTGGAGAAGATCGCGGCGCTCGCCCACCTGGAGCTGACTCCGGACGAAGTCGAGCGATACACGCCCCAGCTTGCCGACATCCTCGAGTACGCGGCGCGGCTGGCGGAAGTGGACCCGGGTGCCGACGTGGGCGACGCCACGTGGCATCCGGGCGGCGACGCCTGCCCGCAACGGGACGATGAGCCGCGTCCTTCGCTCGACCGTGATGCAACGCTCGCCAACGCGCCGGACGGCGTCGCCGATCGCCGGTCGAACGACGGCGGCTTCTTCCGCGTGCCGCGG